One genomic window of Tachypleus tridentatus isolate NWPU-2018 chromosome 12, ASM421037v1, whole genome shotgun sequence includes the following:
- the LOC143234933 gene encoding uncharacterized protein LOC143234933 has translation MIRTATLTGVQDDENPYTIQTPPRTEYKDLNASVKLPVVTMDAVDTYMAPLCVKLEDKAKNLYKERFLIYVRSAAKNNKYHLLAPCATNMKKSVSYCVDVIVDNEGVIDECQCECAVGTGPNAHC, from the exons ATGATCAGAACAGCAACTTTGACAGGAGTACAAGATGACGAGAACCCATACACCATCCAGACTCCACCTCGCACTGAATACAAGGATCTTAATGCTTCTGTCAAG CTACCAGTCGTGACGATGGATGCAGTGGACACTTACATGGCCCCACTTTGCGTTAAACTCGAAGATAAGGCGAAAAACCTCTACAAAGAGCGATTTCTCATCTACGTACGGTCAGCTGCCAAGAACAATAAATACCATCTGCTCGCACCCTGTGCTACTAATATGAAGAAGAGTGTATCTTATTGTGTGGATGTAATTGTTGATAATGAAGGTGTGATAGATGAATGTCAGTGTGAGTGTGCAGTAGGCACTGGGCCAAATGCACACTGTTAG